The Candidatus Cloacimonadota bacterium genome has a segment encoding these proteins:
- a CDS encoding methyltransferase domain-containing protein has protein sequence MAIPILKTWQNYFTDEPNEGLGSSYERIILNIKLDEIIQKYNCKSLLEVPIFGFTGVSGINSMHVAKSGLPVTLIDNDQSRLEMIKNVWEKSNLSANFRFQKDFKKIELPNESIDMSWNFSALWFVENLTVFLHELTRVTKNVIMLCVPNRSGIGYLSQKYISGTDLRKYLIEDNIIPKNIIAEMRKLNWKLVERNYIDCPPWPDIGMDKRDFLKIFHLDFLLKSKTEKIDEKICILKYYQDKDLDFAEQMMNYYWLEKIAPKFFKAFWAHHKFLIFERN, from the coding sequence ATGGCTATCCCAATTTTAAAAACTTGGCAAAATTATTTTACAGACGAACCAAATGAAGGTCTGGGTTCCAGTTACGAACGCATTATTCTAAATATAAAATTGGATGAAATTATTCAAAAATATAACTGCAAATCTCTTCTCGAAGTTCCTATCTTTGGATTTACCGGGGTCAGCGGAATAAATTCAATGCATGTGGCAAAATCCGGTCTTCCCGTAACGCTTATAGATAACGATCAATCAAGATTAGAAATGATCAAAAACGTTTGGGAAAAGTCAAATCTCTCGGCAAATTTTCGTTTTCAAAAGGATTTTAAAAAGATTGAACTTCCCAATGAATCTATTGATATGAGTTGGAATTTTTCGGCTTTATGGTTTGTGGAAAATCTAACGGTATTTTTGCACGAACTCACTCGCGTAACCAAAAATGTGATCATGCTTTGTGTACCAAATCGTTCAGGAATCGGATATCTTTCACAGAAGTATATCTCCGGAACTGATCTGAGAAAATATTTGATTGAAGATAACATCATCCCGAAAAATATTATTGCGGAAATGCGAAAATTGAACTGGAAACTTGTAGAAAGAAATTACATAGACTGCCCACCATGGCCTGATATTGGCATGGATAAACGGGATTTTCTCAAAATATTCCATTTGGATTTTTTGCTGAAATCAAAAACCGAAAAGATTGATGAAAAAATTTGTATTCTGAAATATTATCAAGATAAAGATCTAGATTTTGCTGAACAGATGATGAACTATTATTGGTTAGAGAAAATCGCCCCGAAATTTTTCAAGGCATTCTGGGCACATCATAAATTTTTAATTTTTGAGAGAAATTAA
- a CDS encoding NAD(P)-dependent oxidoreductase gives MKILITGITGFIGGAVCEKLLERSKDSIVALIRPSTDKSRYEKFEQEGVNCKFVEMTNESAIQSLFDEFRFELVFHIAAIRGGRNFPKKDYFDANVNATKYIAKQCVKHKSKLIFCSSVGVFGAIPKELPPNENTLRQEDNYYHFTKIEAEKELQNLKSVGLKFVIIRPSITYGVGDYGFPYNLIKLVDSGLMLLPTKDIKINMADCKTMVQAFINAGNFDIPSGNTYNIADKNPVSIKKLVNFISNELKGKNYPKWKICPSFKFHFFEFIFSKIFKNELWKARIQLISRDWFYDVSPAEEEIGLKTHDTIPSFKYVIEWYQEIKKRKLVK, from the coding sequence ATGAAAATATTAATAACAGGCATAACCGGTTTTATAGGTGGAGCAGTTTGCGAAAAGCTGCTCGAAAGAAGCAAAGATTCGATTGTGGCGTTAATTCGTCCTTCCACAGATAAATCACGCTATGAAAAATTCGAGCAAGAGGGAGTTAATTGCAAATTTGTGGAAATGACGAATGAAAGCGCAATTCAAAGTTTGTTTGATGAATTCCGTTTTGAGTTGGTTTTTCATATTGCAGCAATTCGTGGGGGAAGAAATTTCCCCAAAAAAGATTATTTTGATGCAAACGTAAATGCAACCAAATATATTGCAAAACAATGCGTGAAGCATAAATCAAAATTAATTTTCTGTAGCTCCGTAGGGGTTTTTGGGGCAATACCAAAGGAACTTCCCCCGAATGAAAACACTTTGAGGCAGGAAGATAATTATTACCATTTCACAAAAATCGAAGCGGAAAAAGAATTGCAAAATCTAAAATCCGTGGGGTTAAAATTTGTAATTATTCGACCTTCGATAACTTATGGAGTTGGAGATTATGGATTTCCCTATAATTTAATTAAACTTGTAGATTCCGGATTGATGCTTTTACCCACGAAAGATATAAAAATAAATATGGCTGACTGTAAGACAATGGTTCAGGCATTTATTAACGCTGGAAATTTTGATATTCCTTCCGGAAATACATATAACATTGCAGATAAAAATCCGGTTTCTATAAAAAAATTGGTAAACTTTATCAGCAATGAACTAAAAGGGAAAAATTATCCCAAATGGAAAATATGCCCTTCTTTCAAATTTCATTTTTTTGAATTTATTTTCTCAAAAATATTCAAAAACGAGTTATGGAAAGCACGCATTCAATTAATATCCAGAGATTGGTTTTATGATGTTTCACCCGCTGAGGAAGAGATTGGATTAAAAACTCACGATACCATCCCGTCATTCAAATACGTAATCGAGTGGTATCAGGAAATTAAAAAAAGAAAGTTGGTGAAATAA
- a CDS encoding DUF2089 domain-containing protein: protein MNNRLKQCPVCNSTLEITKYRCPNCGTEISGKFGIGELALLSPAQQEFVKIFVCSQGSIKEVEKTLGISYPTVKNKLTEVTKVLCPEAKQEPDEPSEIILTELDSGKISVEQALKKLENRSQNV from the coding sequence ATGAATAACAGATTGAAGCAATGTCCGGTGTGTAATTCCACACTGGAAATCACAAAGTATCGCTGTCCGAATTGCGGTACGGAAATTAGTGGAAAATTCGGAATCGGCGAACTTGCCTTACTTTCACCAGCACAGCAGGAATTTGTAAAAATCTTTGTTTGCTCACAAGGAAGTATCAAGGAAGTTGAAAAAACACTTGGAATTTCCTATCCTACTGTAAAAAACAAACTAACAGAAGTTACCAAAGTCTTATGCCCGGAAGCAAAACAAGAACCTGATGAACCCTCAGAAATAATTCTCACCGAATTGGATAGCGGAAAAATTTCTGTAGAACAAGCCCTTAAAAAATTAGAAAATAGGAGTCAAAATGTATAA